TGAAATCGGAACAAAACAACTCGGGCGCCTCGGAGCTTTCGGGCTCCGGCTTGAGTGCTGCGACTGTGTCTGCGCTCGACACGTCACCAGAGTTGTATTTCAGTGTACGCGTTGACTCCTGTGTGTTTATACGAGGTGTTATTTTCCTGTGATATTTAATTTACTGCAGGACTCTTCCCATTGGACTGCGTTTTTATTCTTCCCTCTAGTTTTCCTGGTTATGTAATTAGGAGGCAGGCACAATGCACTACTgtcctgcctgtgtgtgtgtgtgtgtgtgtgtgtgtgtgtgtgtgtgtgtgtggattcaTGCTGCCCCCTCATACAGCTGGACCCTTCAGTGCAGTAGCCATGTTCCCTGTTACAGTAAAGCTGACGTAATGTTTTGGAGCAGCTCGACATCCCCCAATAAAAACAGAGCCGTGCGATGGGAGAGCGGTTTCTGCGGGACAGGGATGTGTTCGAGGGATTTCTCAGGAGCCTCGCTGTGTCTGTCCTTCACATTAAACTATTTATCACAACATTGCAAATAGTCCTGGGGCAGCCCTCAGCCTAATTTTAGGGTTGGTAGTAGTAGATTCCAAGCTCTTATGTCACTTGTTTTTCGCTTGTtgctattttcctttttttttttttttttttcttcgctCTTCTTCCATCTCTAACCAAACCATTCAGCccttaacaggacactgaatcATGTCACAGAAGGAAAACTTTTATAATCATGCTTccaattataataatatatggAAAACCAAGTGCTGCAGAAACTAGTCATTTCTGGTGAtatgtgttgcatttttttatacCCTCCTGACTGAAATATCTGCCTTTCAGAGGCCTGATATAGAGCTCCCGTGCTCTGCTGCCAACTCTGCAATCTTTCCACTGCGGTTTTTAAAACTTGACACAACTCCAGGAGCAGACTTGAGAgtagtttgacattttcatGTGAACATTTTGCCATCCTTGGAAGGTCACATCACGCTGAGAGGGGGAAGCTTATTGCGACCGCACCGCACTCTTTGACTTTACAGCAGAGGGACTTTATTGTTAGATGGAGGTTttgttaaaatgacaaaaacaactaaaaaaaaaaacaaaaaaaaacacgtctTTTTGTGTCAGGAGATTTACTTTAACTTCTTTGTGGTGGGGAGGGAAAAATGAGACCCAAAGAATCAGTTAAAGTATGATGGTACTGGATGTACCTCTAAATCTTACCCAGCTCTGCTCAGCAGGTGGCGCCTCAGTCCTTTCCCCTCGCCACTTCCTCTGTTGCTCTCAAGGGGGCAGTGTTGCTCCGTCGTTTCACACGAAAACCGCATTCCTGCACAGTCTGAGCTCTTGAGGTTGGAGGAGGGTGAAAAACAAGTTTAGAGAGGAACTCAGAGGAGtgctttaaaaaagactgaaccaAAACAAATCTATTTACTGCCATTATGACGCTGCATGTTGTGCTTCAGAAGTGACATATTTCTAACTTTAAAAGGTGAAAGGCAACTGATAGTTGTGACCAGATTAAAGTAGGTCATCTTAACTGGCCGTTGCTCCTGTGTAGACTGGAGACTGTGGATTATGCAACCAGTGGATGCTAAAAATTGTGCTGCACTCTGCCTGGACTTCTCTCTGCTCATACTTGTGGTCTCACCCCATCCAcaaggagaaggagaaagagggagaggcagaATTTCCCTCCATTACAAATACATGTGTCAGCTTCTAAGTGTGTTGGTGCAGAGGCTCTAAAAACGACTGCTGGTTCAAATCCCAGGACTTGAGAAGCCCCAAGCTTTCACTTTGGTTCATGTGCTGCAGGCTGGCGTGCATTCATAGTAGAGTACTACATTCTTTCTCAGCGAGCCCAAAGAGCAAAACCAACTTCCACAaaattgtgatttaaaaaaaaaaaaaaaaaagtttcgaGGGGTGTGGAGGGTAAGAGGGCGGTGATGGTGGTGGCGGGGTTAGGCTGGGGTTGTATTTCAAGGCGTGGTGTTAAAGAATAGGCGGCCAACCGGTGAATGGAAGTTTTTTTTCGGGGAGGAGGCGGCTCCTTGCAAAAGTTTGCGCCGACTCGAGCTCGCCCCTCCCCGGCCACGCAACATTTATACGAAGCCTACGGCTCCCAGTGAAGCACTCTGGCTCAGCGCTTCTCAAGGGGAGGAGATAAAACTATCTGCAATTCAACAACACAACCCTAACacctcccccctcccctctgTTCAACGGACTTAAAACTGCACAAACTTTTTGAGCAACTtttcaaaactttatttttcttttccacaaCCAAAACCAGTCGTGGCACAAACTACCGCTCGTCGCATTCAAGGATCCTGCTCGGTCCTCCATGAAAGAGGCAGTGCGGCAGCAAACTTGGGGAAACGAGATGTCAACGACCGTCTTGTCAGCTTTCTACGACATGGACATGTTttataaggtaaaaaaaaaagcaaaatatgagGCTTTTCTTGTTTTGAATTCGTTTAGTAGTTGAAATTATGTGCTAACTTCTGCGGAGTTAGCATGTGTTCGCCTGCAACAAGTTGTAATGTTGCAGGCGAAGTTTTTAACATGCCATGTGGTCAAAAGTGTCCGAGTCGCTAAGTTCGTGTTATTTCTTCCCAACAGCAAGATAAAAGCATGAACATGAACGCCCTCCACATCAACAGCATGCTGGACAAGAAGGCGGTGGGCGCTCCGGTCGGCGCTCCGGGCTCCGGGGGCGCCTTCACGCCGGGATATTACCGCAGAAACTCAACCAGCAACGTGGAGGCGATGAACAACGGCAACAAATTCTCCATTGGCACCTACAGCAGCCTGAAGGAGAACGCGccgagcagcaacagcagcgcCACGGCCCTCATCAACAAGGAGAACAAGTTCCGCGACCGCGCTTACAGCGAGAACGGAGAGCGGAGCGTGCTGCAGCAGAAGCCCGGCTCACAGATCAACTCCACCCGCTACAAGACCGAGCTGTGTCGGCCCTTCGAGGAGAACGGGTCCTGCAAGTACGGCGAAAAATGTCAGTTCGCTCACGGTTACCACGAGCTGCGGAGCTTGTCCCGCCACCCTAAATACAAAACGGAGCCGTGCCGCACCTTCCACACCATCGGTTTCTGCCCGTACGGTCCCCGGTGTCACTTTATCCACAACGCTGACGAGCGCCGGCCCGCTCCGTCCGCCAACGCTAACGTGCAGACGGCGGAGCCCAGATCGGCTCGTGAGCTCTGCGGCTACGGTCAGAGGGACGTCCTGCCGCCGCAGCAGCTCGGCTACACCCAGAGGGACAGACCAAAGCTTCACCACAGTCTCAGCTTCTCCGGCTTTTCCACCCACCACGGACTGGAGTCTCCCTTGCTCGACAGCCCGACGTCCCGGACCCCACCGCCTCCCACTACAGCCTCCTCCTGCACCTCCGCCGCCAGCTACTACGACGACGTTCTGTCCCCCAACTCCGTGCCCTGCATCAACAGTGCCTTCTCTTTCCCCGGACAGGACCTAAAAGCCTTACTGGCCCCGCTGACTGTGCACACCATGAGCAGCTACGCCAACAACCACTCCACCGGTGCCTGCTACGGGAACATGCAGAGCAGCGTGTGCCCGTCTTCCCCTCCGACCTACAACATGAGCCACTTGCAGGCGCTGCGCCGCCTCAGCGAGTCGCCGGTGTTCGAGCCTCCTCCCAGCCCGCCAGACTCGCTCTCTGACCGGGAGAGCTATGCGAGCGGGTCCCTCAGCTCTTCCGGGAGCCTCAGCGGCTCCGAGTCCCCGAGTCTGGAAGCTGGAAGACGTTTGCCAATCTTCAGCAGGCTGTCGATTTCAGATGACTAATcacgtttttgttttgtttcatatgGATTATGGACGAGTCAGGGGAGGTGGGTTGTCAGTGAGTGAGATAGACTGTCGTTCAAGCAGAGGATCCCAGGATCCCCCTGCCCCATTTCAGCAGCATCCACCCTGCTGAAGTGCCTTTGAGCAAGACTTTAAATCCCTACCAGCTCTAGGGgtgctgaccctgctctgaCCTCGCTGGAGGGGGGCAAGAGGAGAGTCTCACCCACAGGGATCAATAAAGCTTCAGTTTATAAAGTGACCTTGACCTGGCATTagtgtagtatttttttttttctttatatgtaATATAGCTGTATTAAAACTTAGATAGCAAACAGAAGGCATTCCATCAGTGCCTTGCCCAAGGGCTCATGGCAGCCCCCTTCTCCCTTATTGTTGCTCTATCAGGCAAGCCACACTTTTCCTGGGATTAgattgtgtgcgtgtgcgtatgtgtgtaaCATGACTTGACAAGAAGAAGAGACTGTAAGCGGTTTCAGATTTCCTCTCATCCTGCCAAGAATATGCCTCGACTTAAagtaacattattttttttcttcttctttcctctctgaAAGCTTCAACTTCCATTCCAGATCTGTCACCCAGCGCCACCCAGTGGTTCGTTTGGTTAGTGTAGTTTGTTGCTTGGTTAAAAAGCACTCTTGAGTTGGGTTTGTTTGGGGAAATCACTGCTGATggttgaatatatatatatatatatttttttagctatttttttttttttgtttttgtttttcgaGTGATTTACATAGCGGTGCATAACTAGCTATGGACTATTTAACTTATTTATTATCTTGTGAAAAAAAGTATAGGCTACATTGGTAATTTGTGTCCATACTGTATTTATCAAGTATGATGAAGCAATAGATCTATATTCTTTTATGTTTAAATTATGATCGCCATTATTAATCTGCATAAAGTGGAGTGTATGTTCTTTTCAcagtaatatatatattgttttgttttttttctcctttgttttttttttttgtaacttcacttggttatttttattgtaaatgagttaaaaaaaaatcttaatttaaGAGAACGTATGTgatatttatttcattaattttgtttccttgtttacgtttattaaaaaaaaaagtttgcgtGATTGCTGTTTGCTCCTGAGGTTGTGTGTCAGAGCTgtagaaggctttttttttttttcttttggtcccTATTTAGATGTTTCTGTAGAATGTATAAACAATGTGGTTTGTATAGACCGTCCAAACCTTCGTTCATCTTTTCGTTGATCTAGATCAGACTTCAGTGACAAAGAACCCGAGTCAATAAATTaaccaaaaagtatttttttttttttttttacttttttttgttttctctgtttgcaCGAGGTCACACTGTGATTCCAGCCACGTGCTAAAGAATGTAGCAATCCCTTGTGCCCCAGTATTATTGTGTAGTGCCTATGGGGTTCATAATCTTGACATGCCTTAAAATTAAccaaataaagtatttttccTACATGGCATCTTTTTATAAATACAGGATGAACTGAATGTAGTGttggtttctttttatttttttaaaggttgttACCACTCAGACACTctgacaacaaaaagaaaaaagacaaccgTAACCTTTCTCTAAGTCcccattcctcctcctcctgtttttccttttgctctttttttttttttttataattaaataTTGAGATCTAGTGTTGAGTTTGCTGAAGAGGGAAGTGGATGGACACGTTTGGTTTGTACATAGTAGGTACAGGGGGATGCGCACTATGTACTTTTGACTACTTTATCAGAAGTAAAGCTTTTTGAatgtaataaaagaaaacaaaaaaaaaagatggacaaaAAGACAACGAGAGTTGTTATTTTTGAGGGGAGAATCAGTTCACTACAAATCGAGTGTGAGACTGTTAACTTtgtactgtacattttttttgtagttctcccaataaaaacaaaacatttttgaaaaagttTCCGACTGACTTCTTACAGATGTGTGAAGATGAGAAAGATGAAGATGAGCGAGTCGATGCTGAGCAGCTAGTGTTCGGGCAAAGGCGTGACCCAGAATCCCACTGGGatacaccccaccccaccccagatCTGTACATGTTCTCTGCTAACATGGAAATGTGACACACAAACCCAAAGCCCCAGATAAACTCGACATGGCGTTGCATAATGTTCTGCTGCACAGGCAGAGCGATGAGCGGCTTGTGGGAGGAGTGAGGGCTGGAATTTTCAAAGTTGGGCCAC
This is a stretch of genomic DNA from Archocentrus centrarchus isolate MPI-CPG fArcCen1 chromosome 15, fArcCen1, whole genome shotgun sequence. It encodes these proteins:
- the zfp36l2 gene encoding mRNA decay activator protein ZFP36L2 yields the protein MKEAVRQQTWGNEMSTTVLSAFYDMDMFYKQDKSMNMNALHINSMLDKKAVGAPVGAPGSGGAFTPGYYRRNSTSNVEAMNNGNKFSIGTYSSLKENAPSSNSSATALINKENKFRDRAYSENGERSVLQQKPGSQINSTRYKTELCRPFEENGSCKYGEKCQFAHGYHELRSLSRHPKYKTEPCRTFHTIGFCPYGPRCHFIHNADERRPAPSANANVQTAEPRSARELCGYGQRDVLPPQQLGYTQRDRPKLHHSLSFSGFSTHHGLESPLLDSPTSRTPPPPTTASSCTSAASYYDDVLSPNSVPCINSAFSFPGQDLKALLAPLTVHTMSSYANNHSTGACYGNMQSSVCPSSPPTYNMSHLQALRRLSESPVFEPPPSPPDSLSDRESYASGSLSSSGSLSGSESPSLEAGRRLPIFSRLSISDD